One genomic window of Polyangium aurulentum includes the following:
- a CDS encoding S8 family serine peptidase, which yields MQRRRLASSLALVLAASALVSDVSALPTTPRAPVRGGAPLAFVQRPAVRHAGVTPPSTEVSVLVRFAAKPSPADLAALEATGAVIVRHSDGSPSGVGRSVLARVTKDALDKASALPGVERIALDGRPFSPPRPLDATAVETQVKALWPKAKDGTGGLTGQGITICDIDGGIDVFHPFFWRADGGYRDWVDVDGDGVFSPGVDAVDLDRDGAPEVLRVLDMVVTSFYDNEPKFDTDDPGYELGFDWLYADKDGSGAREFGVDAGFTETDPTFGEPIFVADDVNGNGKLDVGEKIVALGTSKIREVRVGSTFFKRGTNLIKTKGGHDIQHGSGAAGVLAGGNLGFTKLVGMAPDADLLMAVELQGGQEFTMTDWCIDRGARVVLHEYAPWQGYHLDGSEELEQLIDASMKGGVAHINPAGNLSTASKLYKNTIPKGVETVIPIEASPSSPYGPFHFLGLSLLWRDTKRSPSIVLEDPKGTMHDVAGNPPVNAGWDDTLEYYAERENSSRGTSKVDIYLYDSANNPAAIPSGTYKLRIKDDAPAGEADLELIAYVMDEASGWGKGIHFPEHASEDHLVGYPGTADHSIAVSAYTGHGFLFGNPGERAWYSGRGHRIDGVPLISVSAPDDPITSGWREGEQAAGLIYGGTSGASPHVAGAAALLLQADPARTGDDVRELLRAGATADDLTGAVPNDDFGFGKMRVYKSLYGKDPETNAPPAISVEPITARAGEKFEVKVIASDPDEDAAGLQIALDRDYDGAFEEQLAGPSFPVTFEAAGRYVSKVRVTDARGAEAQALAVIDVLPPEPPGDVLLVAGGGGGCSASGGPKAPAALAPLAFIGLAWMRRRRLRAKAR from the coding sequence ATGCAACGCCGTCGTCTCGCCTCTTCGCTTGCGCTCGTTCTCGCGGCTTCCGCGCTCGTTTCCGACGTCTCGGCGCTCCCCACGACGCCTCGCGCGCCCGTTCGCGGCGGCGCGCCGCTCGCCTTCGTCCAGCGCCCTGCGGTGCGTCACGCGGGTGTCACGCCTCCGTCGACCGAGGTCTCTGTCCTCGTTCGCTTCGCCGCCAAGCCCTCGCCGGCCGACCTCGCCGCACTCGAGGCGACGGGGGCTGTGATCGTGCGGCACAGTGATGGCAGCCCGAGTGGCGTCGGTAGGAGCGTCCTCGCCCGCGTGACGAAGGATGCGCTCGACAAGGCCTCGGCGCTGCCCGGGGTCGAGCGGATCGCGCTCGACGGCAGGCCGTTTTCACCTCCGCGACCCCTCGATGCCACAGCCGTCGAGACGCAGGTGAAGGCGCTCTGGCCCAAGGCCAAGGACGGCACCGGCGGGCTCACGGGGCAGGGGATCACGATCTGCGACATCGACGGCGGCATCGACGTCTTCCACCCGTTCTTCTGGCGCGCTGACGGCGGCTACCGCGACTGGGTCGACGTCGACGGCGACGGCGTCTTCTCTCCTGGCGTCGACGCGGTGGACCTCGATCGTGACGGCGCGCCCGAGGTGTTGCGCGTGCTCGACATGGTCGTCACGAGCTTCTACGACAACGAGCCGAAGTTCGACACCGATGATCCGGGCTACGAGCTCGGCTTCGACTGGCTGTACGCCGACAAGGACGGCAGCGGCGCGCGCGAGTTCGGCGTGGACGCGGGGTTCACCGAGACGGACCCCACGTTCGGCGAGCCCATCTTCGTGGCCGACGACGTCAACGGCAACGGCAAGCTCGACGTGGGCGAGAAGATCGTCGCGCTCGGCACCTCGAAGATCCGCGAGGTGCGCGTCGGGTCGACGTTCTTCAAGCGCGGCACGAACCTCATCAAGACGAAGGGCGGCCACGACATCCAGCACGGCTCGGGCGCGGCGGGCGTGCTCGCGGGCGGCAACCTCGGCTTCACGAAGCTCGTCGGCATGGCGCCGGACGCGGATCTGCTCATGGCGGTGGAGCTGCAAGGCGGGCAGGAGTTCACCATGACCGACTGGTGCATCGACCGCGGCGCGCGCGTGGTCTTGCACGAGTACGCGCCGTGGCAGGGCTATCACCTCGACGGCTCGGAGGAGCTCGAGCAGCTCATCGACGCCTCGATGAAGGGGGGCGTCGCGCACATCAACCCCGCGGGAAACCTCTCGACCGCCAGCAAGCTCTACAAGAACACGATCCCCAAGGGCGTCGAGACGGTGATCCCCATCGAGGCCTCGCCGAGCTCGCCCTACGGCCCGTTCCACTTCCTCGGCCTCAGCCTGCTCTGGCGCGACACGAAGCGGAGCCCGTCCATCGTGCTCGAGGATCCGAAGGGCACGATGCACGACGTCGCGGGCAACCCGCCGGTCAACGCGGGCTGGGACGACACGCTCGAGTACTACGCCGAGCGCGAGAACTCGAGCCGCGGCACGTCGAAGGTCGACATCTACCTCTACGACAGCGCGAACAACCCGGCCGCGATCCCGAGCGGCACCTACAAGCTCAGGATCAAGGACGACGCGCCCGCGGGCGAGGCCGATCTCGAGCTCATCGCGTACGTGATGGACGAGGCCTCGGGCTGGGGCAAAGGCATCCACTTCCCCGAGCACGCGAGCGAGGATCACCTCGTCGGCTACCCGGGCACGGCCGATCATTCGATCGCGGTCTCGGCGTACACCGGGCACGGCTTCCTCTTCGGCAACCCCGGCGAGCGCGCGTGGTACTCGGGCCGCGGGCACCGCATCGACGGCGTGCCGCTCATCAGCGTCTCGGCTCCGGATGATCCGATCACCTCGGGATGGCGCGAGGGCGAGCAGGCCGCAGGGCTCATCTACGGCGGCACCTCGGGCGCGAGCCCGCACGTGGCCGGCGCCGCCGCCCTGCTCTTGCAGGCCGATCCCGCGCGCACCGGCGACGACGTGCGCGAGCTTCTGCGCGCGGGAGCGACGGCCGACGACCTCACGGGCGCGGTGCCGAACGACGACTTCGGCTTCGGCAAGATGCGCGTCTACAAGAGCCTCTACGGCAAGGACCCCGAGACGAACGCGCCGCCCGCGATCAGCGTCGAGCCCATCACCGCGCGCGCCGGTGAAAAGTTCGAGGTCAAAGTAATTGCAAGCGACCCCGACGAGGACGCGGCCGGCCTCCAGATCGCGCTCGATCGGGACTACGACGGCGCCTTCGAGGAGCAGCTCGCGGGGCCGTCCTTCCCGGTGACCTTCGAGGCGGCCGGCCGCTACGTGTCGAAGGTGCGCGTGACGGATGCGCGGGGCGCCGAGGCGCAAGCGCTCGCGGTCATCGACGTGCTGCCCCCCGAGCCGCCGGGGGACGTCCTGCTCGTGGCAGGCGGCGGCGGCGGATGCAGCGCGAGCGGGGGGCCGAAGGCGCCCGCAGCGCTCGCGCCGCTCGCGTTCATCGGGCTCGCGTGGATGCGAAGGCGCCGTCTTCGCGCGAAGGCGCGCTAG
- a CDS encoding fatty acid desaturase, which produces MSDLLSLSEVAMRSASAFRREPWLVKHPAEWRQIGIVAVYLGLLAAMYFVPACRSVPFLAAACYMSFLNTVVIHNHLHQGVFQSRRLNMIFRAILSFGSLYPASANVPSHNLVHHHFEDDGKPDWAAPEHVSFGWNLLNLVHFPNVAGPNTFAGVSRWMATAGREEIARQFLYEQVFAFGLTGLALLNDFWAALFFIVIPQLYGARCILRINLIQHDGCDTRSDWNHSRNFVGRLFNWVMCNNGYHTIHHNRAGLHWSQLDEAHRREVLPRIDQRLEEPSMVGYLLRTYLLRAGRPPPHDVARAEQQAPAIELATREVRRAEVETLAA; this is translated from the coding sequence ATGAGCGACCTCCTGTCTTTGTCGGAGGTCGCAATGCGAAGCGCGTCCGCCTTCCGCCGTGAACCTTGGCTCGTCAAGCATCCAGCAGAGTGGCGTCAGATCGGCATCGTCGCGGTCTACCTGGGCCTGCTCGCGGCGATGTACTTCGTGCCCGCCTGCCGGAGCGTCCCGTTCCTCGCGGCGGCCTGTTACATGAGCTTTCTGAACACGGTGGTCATCCACAACCACCTGCATCAAGGCGTCTTCCAGAGCAGGCGCCTCAACATGATCTTCCGCGCGATCCTGAGCTTCGGATCGCTCTACCCGGCCTCGGCGAACGTGCCGTCGCACAACCTCGTGCACCATCACTTCGAGGACGACGGCAAGCCCGACTGGGCCGCGCCCGAGCACGTCTCCTTCGGCTGGAACCTGCTCAACCTCGTCCACTTCCCCAATGTGGCCGGCCCGAACACCTTCGCCGGCGTGAGCCGCTGGATGGCGACGGCGGGCCGCGAGGAGATCGCGCGGCAGTTCCTCTACGAGCAGGTCTTCGCCTTCGGCCTGACCGGGCTGGCCCTCCTCAACGACTTCTGGGCTGCCTTGTTTTTCATCGTCATTCCGCAGCTTTACGGCGCACGTTGCATCTTGCGCATCAACCTCATCCAGCACGACGGGTGTGACACGCGAAGCGACTGGAATCATTCGCGCAACTTCGTCGGCCGCCTCTTCAACTGGGTGATGTGCAACAACGGCTATCACACGATCCACCATAACCGCGCGGGATTGCACTGGTCTCAGCTCGACGAGGCCCACCGGCGCGAGGTCCTGCCCCGCATCGACCAGCGCCTCGAGGAGCCGAGCATGGTCGGCTACCTGCTGCGCACGTACCTCCTGCGCGCAGGCCGCCCCCCGCCGCACGACGTCGCGCGCGCCGAGCAGCAAGCGCCCGCCATCGAGCTCGCGACGCGCGAGGTGCGCCGCGCCGAAGTCGAGACCCTCGCCGCCTGA
- a CDS encoding EVE domain-containing protein has protein sequence MAKSYWLVKSEPFKYSFAQLVHEKRTRWDGVRNFEARNNLRAMKKGDLLLFYHSNEGKEVVGVARVEREAYPDPTAPDEDWSVVDVAPVATLKAPVGLEAIRADPALADIALLKRSRLSVVPVSKEHFDHILALGKTKLRRKSDSA, from the coding sequence ATGGCCAAGAGCTACTGGCTCGTCAAGAGCGAGCCCTTCAAGTACTCGTTCGCGCAGCTCGTCCACGAGAAGCGCACGAGGTGGGACGGCGTCCGCAACTTCGAGGCGCGCAACAACCTGCGCGCGATGAAGAAGGGCGACCTGCTCCTGTTCTACCACTCGAACGAGGGCAAGGAGGTGGTCGGCGTGGCGCGCGTCGAGCGCGAGGCGTACCCCGATCCCACGGCGCCGGACGAGGACTGGAGCGTCGTGGACGTCGCGCCCGTGGCCACGCTCAAGGCGCCCGTGGGGCTCGAGGCGATCCGGGCCGATCCCGCGCTCGCGGACATCGCGCTGCTCAAGCGATCGCGCCTGAGCGTGGTGCCGGTGTCCAAGGAGCACTTCGACCACATCCTCGCGCTCGGGAAGACCAAGCTCCGGCGCAAGTCCGACAGTGCTTGA
- a CDS encoding RNA polymerase sigma factor: MSTDAPKREEPLADPALRQFLLDFVRRRVSAADADDIVQTVLCEALVAKGRPEDATELRKYLLGIARHKVADAHRRSAREEVRDVPDLPEGPAPVEEASLLRWAEKQAPATEEAQKTLAWMAREGEGEKLETIAAEEKVPAARVRQRVSRMRRWMKERWLAELAAVAALAVAALVLARIFRREPDPVVLPDTPKSAPLPHDVPLDRARALRAEALRKCEAADHRGCIDGLDEARRLDPAGDLEPAVQQARERAQRALDDAVKPLPPETKSEETRKDTKSAPVPKSTVQSDKPAPNVPGPKPQSKNEPTDAKAYEGKKPAKKLPSKELDLKK; the protein is encoded by the coding sequence ATGTCCACCGACGCACCCAAGCGCGAAGAGCCCCTGGCCGACCCGGCCTTGCGTCAGTTCCTGCTCGACTTCGTGCGGCGCCGCGTCTCGGCCGCGGACGCGGACGACATCGTGCAGACGGTGCTCTGCGAGGCGCTCGTGGCGAAGGGGCGGCCCGAGGACGCGACCGAGCTGCGCAAGTACCTGCTCGGGATCGCTCGCCACAAGGTCGCCGATGCGCACCGGCGCTCCGCGCGCGAGGAGGTGCGCGACGTGCCCGATCTGCCCGAGGGCCCGGCGCCGGTCGAGGAGGCGTCGCTCTTGCGCTGGGCCGAGAAGCAGGCGCCCGCCACGGAGGAGGCGCAGAAGACGCTCGCGTGGATGGCGCGCGAGGGCGAAGGCGAGAAGCTCGAGACCATCGCGGCCGAGGAGAAGGTGCCGGCGGCGCGCGTTCGCCAGCGCGTCTCGCGCATGCGCAGGTGGATGAAGGAGCGATGGCTCGCCGAGCTCGCGGCCGTGGCAGCGCTCGCCGTGGCGGCCCTCGTGCTCGCGCGCATCTTCCGGCGCGAGCCCGATCCGGTCGTCTTGCCCGACACGCCGAAGTCCGCGCCGCTGCCGCACGACGTCCCGCTCGATCGGGCGCGCGCGCTGCGCGCCGAGGCGCTACGAAAGTGCGAAGCGGCGGACCACCGCGGCTGCATCGACGGGCTCGACGAGGCCAGGCGCCTCGACCCGGCGGGCGATCTCGAGCCGGCGGTTCAACAGGCGCGCGAGCGAGCCCAGCGCGCGCTCGACGACGCGGTGAAACCCTTGCCTCCGGAGACGAAATCCGAGGAGACGAGGAAGGACACCAAGTCCGCGCCGGTACCCAAGAGCACTGTGCAAAGCGACAAACCCGCGCCGAACGTCCCCGGTCCGAAGCCGCAGAGCAAGAACGAGCCCACGGACGCGAAGGCCTACGAGGGGAAAAAGCCCGCCAAGAAGCTGCCCTCGAAGGAGCTCGATCTGAAGAAGTGA
- a CDS encoding type III polyketide synthase has product MATIERTWTHFPGRPYPQEELSAYLPSWLSGPKLALAQQLFRRSGVASRNLVAPPEELVRLGRSFSAKNDRYRAEIREICGNIARSILEGTTHEERRSIDMLVTASCTGFQIPAMDAELVAALGLRPTIRRVNLTQHGCSAGAAGVGLAHEWLAANSDKRALVVCAELCSLTFQMEDTTEENLVSAAIFGDGAAAVLLSGDKAAGRQSASGPKVRIRNTYREIFDGTEHFMGFEVNDAGLKIKLSRDVVPFCKDKLGAVLARACDKWCLPSPVALTLGAVHPGGRRILEVLEDDVGLPTSVTRTSWDCLSQHGNLSSATVLVTLDRLLADRDKLEPGTFGLLSAFGPGFCAELGLLEVV; this is encoded by the coding sequence ATGGCGACGATCGAACGGACGTGGACCCATTTCCCTGGTCGGCCTTACCCGCAGGAGGAGCTTTCCGCTTACCTGCCCTCGTGGTTGAGCGGCCCGAAGCTCGCCCTCGCGCAGCAGCTCTTCCGCAGGAGCGGCGTGGCGTCGCGCAACCTCGTCGCGCCGCCCGAGGAGCTGGTGAGGCTCGGTCGATCGTTCTCGGCCAAGAACGATCGCTACCGCGCAGAGATCCGCGAGATCTGCGGCAACATCGCGCGCAGCATCCTCGAGGGGACGACCCACGAGGAGCGGCGCTCGATCGACATGCTCGTCACCGCCTCGTGCACGGGCTTCCAGATCCCCGCGATGGACGCCGAGCTCGTCGCCGCCCTCGGCCTGCGTCCGACGATCCGGCGCGTGAACCTCACGCAGCACGGGTGCTCCGCGGGCGCCGCAGGCGTCGGTCTGGCGCACGAGTGGCTCGCCGCGAACAGCGACAAGCGCGCGCTCGTCGTGTGCGCCGAGCTGTGCTCGCTCACCTTCCAGATGGAAGACACGACCGAGGAGAACCTCGTCAGCGCGGCGATCTTCGGCGACGGCGCGGCCGCCGTGCTGCTGTCGGGCGACAAGGCCGCGGGGCGTCAGAGCGCGAGCGGCCCCAAGGTCCGCATCCGCAACACCTACCGCGAGATCTTCGACGGCACCGAGCACTTCATGGGCTTCGAGGTCAACGACGCGGGGCTCAAGATCAAGCTGTCGCGCGACGTCGTGCCCTTCTGCAAGGACAAGCTCGGCGCCGTGCTCGCGCGCGCCTGCGACAAGTGGTGCCTGCCCTCGCCCGTCGCGCTCACCCTGGGCGCCGTTCATCCGGGAGGCCGGCGCATCCTGGAGGTGCTCGAGGACGACGTCGGTCTGCCGACCTCGGTCACGCGCACGAGCTGGGATTGCCTCTCGCAGCACGGCAACCTCTCGTCGGCCACCGTGCTCGTCACGCTCGATCGACTGCTCGCCGATCGTGACAAGCTCGAGCCGGGCACCTTCGGCCTGCTCTCGGCCTTCGGTCCCGGGTTCTGCGCCGAGCTCGGCCTGCTCGAGGTGGTCTGA
- a CDS encoding L,D-transpeptidase family protein, whose translation MNPLLPLFFFPLLMDSSTAALPAASGKPASEAVTLVRIDKSEHRLELVAGERVVKRYRVALGSGGAGPKRFEGDKTTPVGTYRITSRFKGLFHQFLNVSYPNDDDRARFAQLKKNGEVPPGRGVGHSIGIHGVGARELSGVHKESDWTHGCIALDDAEIDELGRLVKDGTTVVITD comes from the coding sequence ATGAACCCCCTGCTCCCGCTCTTTTTCTTTCCGCTGCTCATGGACTCCAGCACGGCCGCGCTCCCCGCGGCGAGCGGCAAGCCCGCGTCGGAGGCGGTCACGCTCGTGCGCATCGACAAGAGCGAGCACCGCCTCGAGCTCGTCGCCGGCGAGCGCGTGGTCAAGCGCTACCGCGTCGCGCTCGGCTCGGGCGGCGCGGGCCCCAAGCGCTTCGAGGGCGACAAGACCACGCCCGTCGGCACCTACCGCATCACGAGCCGCTTCAAGGGCCTGTTCCACCAGTTCCTCAACGTGAGCTACCCGAACGACGACGACCGCGCGCGCTTCGCCCAGCTGAAGAAGAACGGCGAGGTCCCCCCCGGCCGCGGCGTCGGGCACAGCATCGGCATCCACGGCGTCGGCGCGCGCGAGCTGTCCGGCGTGCACAAAGAGTCGGACTGGACGCACGGCTGCATCGCCCTCGACGACGCCGAGATCGACGAGCTCGGCCGCCTCGTCAAGGACGGCACGACCGTGGTGATCACGGACTGA
- a CDS encoding NAD(P)/FAD-dependent oxidoreductase: MKQEAPIGIVGGGLAGLAAALAAARRGRRVILWESASLGRDKVCGEFLSPEVDLDMQALGCGDWVDALAPAPMRDVTLIGARSSRVSLRIPGPPARSVTRAALEAYLASRARKEGATLLERAPVREIAPVQGGLVRVRGGDREELVRGVILAFGKRSTLDAPLELPRAGSSDGFVALKTYLAPQAALDTDVELYVIRGGYVGLNRVEDGRIGVCALLEGDARADWETLARRAEEIPQLARRLASLGDPCSRVRGLARFGFGAQAVARKDRRTGSVLLFAGDAARMIPSFTGDGMAVALRSGRLAAEALSTPDPVTTYKSTYARAFHVRFALAGALHGLFFQPSVFSALAPLVGRSPRLVERLYALTRGS; the protein is encoded by the coding sequence ATGAAGCAAGAGGCGCCGATCGGGATCGTGGGGGGCGGGCTCGCGGGGCTCGCCGCAGCGCTCGCGGCTGCGCGCCGCGGGCGCCGTGTGATCCTCTGGGAGAGCGCCTCGCTCGGCCGCGACAAGGTCTGCGGCGAGTTCCTGTCCCCCGAGGTCGATCTCGACATGCAAGCCCTCGGCTGCGGCGACTGGGTCGACGCGCTCGCGCCGGCCCCGATGCGCGACGTGACCTTGATCGGAGCCCGCAGCTCCCGCGTCAGCCTGCGCATCCCCGGCCCCCCCGCGCGCTCGGTCACCCGCGCCGCGCTCGAGGCCTACCTCGCGAGCCGCGCGCGCAAAGAAGGCGCGACCCTCCTCGAGCGCGCCCCCGTCCGCGAGATCGCTCCCGTGCAAGGCGGCCTCGTGCGCGTGCGCGGCGGCGATCGCGAGGAGCTCGTCCGGGGAGTCATCCTCGCCTTCGGCAAGCGCTCCACGCTCGACGCCCCGCTCGAGCTTCCGCGCGCCGGGAGCAGCGATGGCTTCGTCGCGCTCAAGACCTACCTCGCGCCGCAAGCCGCGCTCGACACCGACGTCGAGCTGTACGTGATCCGCGGCGGCTACGTGGGGCTGAACCGCGTCGAGGACGGCCGCATCGGCGTGTGCGCGCTGCTCGAAGGCGACGCGCGCGCCGACTGGGAGACGCTCGCGCGACGCGCCGAGGAGATCCCCCAGCTCGCCCGGCGCCTCGCCTCGCTCGGCGATCCGTGCAGCCGCGTGCGAGGCCTCGCGCGCTTCGGCTTCGGCGCGCAAGCGGTGGCGCGCAAGGATCGACGAACCGGCTCCGTCCTGCTCTTCGCCGGCGACGCCGCGCGCATGATCCCCTCCTTCACGGGCGACGGGATGGCCGTCGCGCTGCGCAGCGGCCGCCTCGCGGCCGAGGCCCTCTCGACCCCCGATCCCGTCACCACCTACAAGAGCACCTACGCCCGCGCCTTCCACGTGCGCTTCGCCCTCGCCGGCGCGCTGCACGGCCTCTTCTTCCAGCCGTCCGTCTTCTCCGCCCTCGCCCCCCTCGTGGGCCGCTCCCCGCGCCTGGTCGAGCGTCTTTACGCACTCACGAGGGGCTCCTAG
- a CDS encoding fatty acid desaturase family protein produces the protein MTAIVSTLTSLPFTQLRRNRYFYLWYDGFYALVCASLLALMYATSFEGLVPRWDDRLWIALPLVVHAQILCSVFIHNATHNNFPRAINRIVGELCGVVVLTRFASWEVIHQRHHRYSDDTERDPHPVVASYWRFMINTIVNVERQLQRIYFDLYGDTPENRRYEQNRAYVSYATNLLLIATWYFLLGPVGFFFLFVPASIIGFLHLVHFNWSTHNAFSPDGDFKPVNLNHGYYWIGNLLWFGIYMHANHHKRAGMFNPARMEPSLPVTRPR, from the coding sequence GTGACAGCCATCGTTTCGACACTCACGTCACTGCCTTTCACCCAGCTCCGCCGTAACCGCTACTTCTACCTCTGGTACGACGGCTTCTACGCGCTCGTCTGCGCGTCGCTGCTCGCGCTCATGTACGCGACGAGCTTCGAGGGCCTCGTGCCCCGCTGGGACGACAGGCTGTGGATCGCGCTGCCGCTCGTCGTGCACGCGCAGATCCTGTGCAGCGTGTTCATCCACAACGCCACGCACAACAACTTCCCGCGCGCGATCAACCGCATCGTGGGCGAGCTGTGCGGCGTCGTGGTGCTCACGCGCTTCGCCTCGTGGGAGGTCATCCACCAGCGCCACCACCGCTACTCCGACGACACCGAGCGCGACCCGCACCCGGTCGTCGCGAGCTACTGGCGCTTCATGATCAACACGATCGTGAACGTCGAGCGGCAGCTGCAGCGCATCTACTTCGACCTCTACGGCGACACGCCGGAGAACCGGCGCTACGAGCAGAACCGCGCCTACGTCTCCTACGCGACGAACCTGCTGCTCATCGCCACCTGGTACTTCCTCCTCGGCCCCGTCGGGTTCTTCTTCCTGTTCGTGCCGGCGTCGATCATCGGCTTTCTGCACCTCGTGCACTTCAACTGGTCGACGCACAACGCCTTCTCGCCCGACGGCGACTTCAAGCCCGTGAACCTGAACCACGGCTATTACTGGATCGGCAACCTGCTCTGGTTCGGCATCTACATGCACGCGAACCACCACAAGCGCGCGGGCATGTTCAACCCCGCGCGGATGGAGCCGAGCTTGCCGGTGACGCGTCCGCGCTGA